From Vibrio fortis, a single genomic window includes:
- a CDS encoding glycerate kinase, protein MKIVIAPDSFKESLSAKQVCESIETGFSQIFPDAEYVHLPLADGGEGTVDVLLQGLDGEVRESQVTDPLGNAVNATWAILDHKEKEGGKTALIEFAAASGLDLVPVDRRDPAVSTSFGTGELIREALDLGVTQIILGLGGSATNDAGAGIAQALGAKLYDAEGVEVTRGGSALESVVEIDIRELHPRCKQVEFIVACDVANPLLGEEGASHVFGPQKGASPELVETLESAITGFSKVCSTLTGVDHSHSAGFGAAGGTPLGLSLVFDIQIKQGIEMVLDVLGADEILKGADLVVTGEGQMDNQTLQGKTPFGIANRAKRKGIPSIGIAGSLGYEIDELYSTINSTFGTVRSPQSLEQVLSEASKNLTRTARNIAATLKLGGQIFNEK, encoded by the coding sequence ATGAAAATTGTTATTGCTCCCGATTCATTCAAAGAATCCCTGTCCGCAAAGCAGGTGTGTGAAAGTATTGAAACTGGATTTAGCCAAATATTTCCCGACGCTGAATATGTTCACTTACCGCTTGCTGACGGTGGTGAAGGGACGGTGGATGTCTTACTGCAAGGTCTCGATGGAGAAGTGCGTGAGTCTCAAGTCACTGATCCACTGGGTAATGCTGTAAATGCGACATGGGCCATTCTTGACCATAAAGAGAAAGAAGGTGGTAAGACTGCATTGATTGAGTTTGCCGCAGCTTCTGGCTTGGATCTTGTTCCTGTTGATCGCCGTGACCCCGCAGTATCAACAAGCTTTGGTACAGGAGAACTCATTCGTGAGGCGCTCGATTTAGGTGTTACTCAAATCATTCTTGGTTTAGGCGGTAGTGCAACCAATGACGCAGGAGCCGGGATCGCGCAAGCGTTAGGTGCAAAGTTGTACGACGCAGAGGGTGTCGAGGTCACGCGTGGTGGTTCAGCATTGGAAAGTGTTGTTGAAATCGATATCCGTGAATTACACCCTCGCTGTAAACAGGTGGAGTTCATCGTGGCATGTGATGTTGCTAACCCTCTTTTAGGAGAAGAAGGCGCGAGCCATGTGTTTGGGCCGCAAAAGGGTGCATCGCCAGAGCTTGTTGAAACGCTTGAGTCAGCTATCACTGGCTTTTCTAAAGTATGTTCGACGCTCACCGGTGTTGATCACTCACATTCTGCAGGCTTTGGTGCAGCAGGTGGCACTCCATTGGGCCTGTCTTTAGTGTTTGATATTCAGATCAAGCAAGGGATTGAGATGGTTCTGGATGTGCTTGGCGCAGACGAAATACTCAAAGGTGCAGATCTTGTTGTTACAGGGGAAGGTCAGATGGATAACCAAACCCTACAGGGTAAGACGCCATTTGGCATCGCAAATCGCGCAAAACGCAAGGGTATTCCGTCAATTGGAATCGCCGGTTCGCTTGGTTATGAGATTGATGAGCTATACAGCACAATCAACAGCACCTTTGGCACCGTGCGTTCACCTCAATCTTTAGAACAAGTTCTGTCAGAAGCGAGCAAAAATCTTACTCGTACTGCTCGTAATATTGCAGCCACGCTCAAGCTTGGCGGCCAGATTTTTAATGAGAAGTAA
- the manA gene encoding mannose-6-phosphate isomerase, class I: MSLFKLDNVIQNYAWGSKDSINQLFGIVNPNQEPQAEIWMGAHPNGCSKVGGTGEALSHVIDENKVDVLGGYTAARFGELPFLFKVLAAETPLSIQVHPNKRKSEMGYERENALGIPLNASNRNYKDPNHKPELVYALTFYKAMNGFRPIEDIISLFEEANIPSLAIELNVLKANADSDALKAFFTAIMSLEGEKKEVALNELEAAHQRSAKTVMGREAMQYSKDFKQHYPGDIGLFAPLMLNTVELAPGEAMFLFAETPHAYVQGTGLEIMANSDNVLRAGLTPKYIDVPELIDNTIFESIKPENIRLKPVLKEGKMSYPIPVDDFGFDILSASDESKSQYLRSAEILFCVEGEATVTSEGQSITLKPGESVFVSNNSSVYQYQGNGILARAFN; the protein is encoded by the coding sequence ATGTCTCTATTTAAACTCGACAACGTTATTCAAAACTACGCATGGGGCAGTAAAGACTCCATTAATCAACTGTTTGGTATTGTAAACCCCAACCAAGAGCCTCAAGCAGAGATCTGGATGGGCGCTCATCCGAACGGTTGCTCAAAAGTGGGTGGTACAGGCGAAGCACTTTCTCATGTGATTGATGAGAATAAGGTTGATGTGCTCGGTGGGTACACAGCAGCGCGATTTGGCGAGTTGCCTTTCTTATTCAAAGTACTAGCAGCAGAGACGCCGCTATCGATTCAAGTTCACCCTAACAAGCGCAAATCTGAAATGGGGTATGAGCGAGAGAACGCACTTGGTATTCCACTGAATGCCTCTAACCGTAACTATAAAGATCCGAACCACAAACCAGAACTGGTTTATGCGCTAACTTTCTATAAAGCGATGAACGGATTCCGACCGATTGAAGATATCATTTCACTGTTTGAAGAAGCGAATATACCTTCGTTGGCAATTGAGCTGAATGTTCTTAAAGCGAATGCGGATAGCGATGCGCTGAAGGCGTTCTTTACCGCTATTATGTCGTTAGAAGGTGAAAAGAAAGAAGTAGCTCTCAATGAATTGGAAGCGGCACATCAACGCTCGGCTAAAACGGTCATGGGGCGTGAAGCGATGCAGTACAGCAAAGACTTTAAACAGCACTATCCCGGTGATATTGGTTTGTTTGCTCCACTGATGCTCAACACCGTGGAGTTAGCACCGGGTGAAGCGATGTTCTTGTTTGCAGAGACACCTCATGCTTACGTTCAGGGTACTGGCCTAGAAATCATGGCGAATTCAGACAATGTTCTTCGTGCAGGTTTAACCCCGAAATACATTGATGTTCCAGAACTGATTGATAACACGATCTTTGAATCAATCAAGCCAGAAAATATCCGTCTAAAACCTGTGTTGAAAGAAGGCAAAATGAGCTATCCAATTCCAGTGGACGATTTTGGTTTTGATATCTTGTCAGCGAGTGATGAAAGTAAATCACAATATCTACGTAGTGCAGAGATTCTATTCTGCGTAGAAGGGGAAGCAACGGTCACCTCGGAAGGGCAGAGCATTACGCTTAAGCCGGGCGAGTCGGTATTTGTGAGCAATAATTCAAGCGTTTACCAATATCAAGGGAATGGTATCTTGGCTCGTGCTTTTAATTAG
- a CDS encoding putative quinol monooxygenase produces MSKLTIIATIVAKQDNTDLVKAELIKLIAPTRSEEGCINYDLHQDNDNPAHFVFHENWESEALLKQHLASQHIADYMAATEGLIETFVINKMTHIA; encoded by the coding sequence ATGAGCAAACTCACCATTATTGCAACAATCGTCGCTAAACAAGACAATACAGACCTCGTGAAAGCCGAACTAATCAAGTTGATCGCCCCTACGCGTTCTGAAGAAGGCTGCATCAACTATGATCTACACCAAGACAATGACAATCCAGCTCACTTCGTGTTTCACGAAAACTGGGAGTCTGAAGCGCTACTAAAACAACATTTGGCTAGCCAACATATTGCCGACTACATGGCAGCGACAGAAGGTTTAATTGAAACATTTGTCATCAACAAAATGACTCACATTGCTTAA
- a CDS encoding endonuclease/exonuclease/phosphatase family protein: MKMLKSSLALAISTTLLFGCGDETTNNYYPEVPQPEVPQPTPVDSKGRIAVFNLSFDRYTYEDLVAEMKLTKPEQDALIKGWQDKTLSDEDSATALKVIQIRNVAAIIQTERPAVIMMAEFNNDGTAENNDAIIGFRLNYLAVSQNSNSFDQDGTQLEPIVFQYFANFATNTGLLNEFGFDLDNDGNAGQLPGDAWGFGNYHGQYAFALMSMYEIDHDNIRTFQKFKWKDMPTATMPTITNCNDSWNPIPEGMKCGDNWYTAEEWAEVRLSSKNHVDAPILIPQEDGTTETIHLLMSHPTPPIFDTGKNKVQNADEVNFWVDYIEGQSYMYDDKGVTGGLADDAKFVVMGDLNADPLKGDGDLTAINALMDHDKVNRLATFGPLAPSSLGGPECLALGECKEANWDTPYPGQVTSTSGLRLDHVVPSENLTISDSGVYWPATFENGRLLMNDERVGSYGNGKDISSDHRMVWIKAEIHN, from the coding sequence ATGAAAATGTTAAAATCATCACTAGCACTAGCAATCTCTACTACCCTTTTATTCGGCTGCGGTGACGAAACAACGAACAACTACTACCCAGAAGTTCCTCAGCCTGAAGTCCCACAACCGACACCAGTAGACAGCAAAGGACGTATTGCAGTATTTAACCTGTCGTTCGATCGCTACACCTACGAAGATCTTGTCGCTGAAATGAAACTGACTAAACCAGAACAAGATGCGTTGATTAAGGGTTGGCAAGACAAAACGCTGTCGGATGAAGACAGCGCAACAGCACTTAAAGTTATCCAAATTCGTAATGTCGCAGCAATCATCCAAACTGAGCGCCCAGCTGTAATTATGATGGCTGAGTTTAATAACGACGGTACAGCTGAAAACAACGACGCTATCATTGGTTTCCGTTTGAACTACCTTGCGGTTTCTCAAAACTCTAACAGTTTTGATCAAGACGGCACCCAGTTAGAACCTATCGTATTCCAGTATTTTGCAAACTTCGCGACCAACACCGGTCTTCTTAACGAGTTTGGTTTTGATCTTGATAATGATGGTAACGCAGGTCAGCTACCTGGTGATGCTTGGGGTTTTGGTAACTACCACGGGCAATATGCGTTCGCTCTAATGTCTATGTATGAGATTGACCACGACAACATTCGTACATTCCAAAAGTTCAAATGGAAAGACATGCCTACAGCGACTATGCCAACAATCACTAATTGTAACGACTCTTGGAACCCTATCCCTGAAGGTATGAAGTGTGGTGATAATTGGTATACCGCTGAAGAGTGGGCAGAAGTTCGTCTTTCTTCTAAAAACCACGTCGACGCGCCAATTTTGATTCCACAAGAAGATGGTACAACAGAGACGATTCACCTTCTTATGTCTCACCCAACACCACCAATCTTCGACACAGGTAAGAACAAAGTTCAAAATGCCGACGAAGTTAACTTCTGGGTTGACTACATCGAAGGTCAAAGCTACATGTACGATGACAAGGGTGTGACAGGTGGTTTAGCTGATGACGCGAAATTCGTCGTAATGGGCGATCTTAACGCAGATCCTCTCAAAGGTGATGGTGACCTAACGGCAATTAATGCGCTGATGGATCACGACAAAGTTAACCGTTTAGCGACATTCGGCCCACTTGCACCTTCTAGCCTTGGTGGCCCAGAGTGTCTTGCTCTTGGTGAATGTAAAGAAGCGAACTGGGATACGCCATACCCAGGTCAAGTAACTAGTACGAGCGGCCTTCGTCTTGATCACGTTGTTCCATCGGAAAACCTAACTATTTCAGATTCTGGTGTTTACTGGCCAGCAACATTTGAGAACGGTCGTCTTCTTATGAACGATGAACGTGTTGGCAGTTACGGCAACGGTAAAGACATTTCGTCTGATCACCGTATGGTTTGGATTAAAGCTGAAATCCACAACTAA
- a CDS encoding acyl-CoA desaturase has translation MTTGNTTQNKKPPLIWLNVFIFSFSMLLALVAAPLYGYYNGYGMEHWIWLAVCFSFCNLSITTGYHRLWSHKAFEAHSSLRFLFALGGAFALQNSALHWSSDHRVHHKHVDNNDKDPYSAKRGFWYSHIGWMIRNYNTSIYKDYENCRDLKKDKIVMWQHKHYILLALIMNFGVPIALGVIYGDVIGMLLMVGAVRLVLNHHTTFFINSLAHIWGSQPFTDKNTARDNGILAVLTFGEGYHNFHHIFENDYRNGIYWWQYDPTKWLIKGASLCGLTSKLKKTPQARIEKAEATMLLKRTQQKIMHRADNIQIAEKLQAEFDALVANMNEYYAVKKQLLESKRDDVVKKYEHSLLKVRYQQIKVNFEQQKRNWAQTVEQYA, from the coding sequence ATGACAACTGGCAATACAACGCAAAATAAGAAGCCGCCTCTGATCTGGCTAAACGTTTTTATCTTCTCCTTTAGTATGCTGTTGGCATTAGTTGCCGCGCCACTTTATGGTTATTACAACGGCTATGGTATGGAGCATTGGATTTGGTTAGCGGTTTGTTTTAGCTTCTGTAATCTTTCAATAACAACGGGTTACCATCGTTTATGGTCTCATAAAGCCTTTGAAGCACATTCTAGCTTACGATTTCTTTTTGCTCTGGGTGGCGCATTTGCGCTTCAAAACAGTGCCCTTCACTGGTCTTCCGATCACCGAGTACATCACAAGCATGTCGATAACAATGACAAAGACCCTTACTCAGCTAAACGTGGGTTTTGGTATTCACATATTGGTTGGATGATCCGCAACTACAACACATCAATTTATAAAGATTACGAAAATTGTCGCGATCTTAAAAAAGACAAAATTGTGATGTGGCAACACAAACACTACATCCTACTAGCACTGATAATGAATTTCGGTGTGCCTATCGCGCTTGGCGTTATCTATGGTGATGTCATTGGTATGCTTCTGATGGTAGGCGCGGTTCGTTTAGTATTAAACCACCACACCACTTTCTTTATTAACTCTCTTGCTCATATCTGGGGAAGCCAACCTTTCACAGATAAAAACACTGCACGTGACAATGGCATTCTGGCAGTTCTTACTTTTGGTGAGGGTTACCACAACTTCCATCATATTTTCGAGAACGATTACCGCAACGGCATTTACTGGTGGCAATACGATCCAACTAAATGGCTTATTAAGGGTGCATCACTGTGTGGCTTAACGTCTAAGTTAAAGAAAACGCCACAAGCAAGAATTGAAAAAGCGGAAGCGACAATGCTGTTAAAGCGCACGCAACAAAAAATCATGCATCGCGCAGACAACATCCAAATTGCTGAAAAGCTACAAGCGGAATTTGACGCGCTCGTTGCGAACATGAATGAGTATTACGCGGTTAAAAAGCAGTTGCTTGAGAGTAAGCGTGATGACGTCGTTAAGAAATATGAGCATTCGCTACTTAAAGTTCGATATCAGCAAATCAAAGTGAACTTTGAGCAACAGAAGCGAAATTGGGCACAAACTGTCGAACAATACGCGTAA
- a CDS encoding GNAT family N-acetyltransferase — protein MEIRVAEYKDYERIAQLHAESWKIYYRGILADKYLDQDVLEDRSVIWQTRLINPPFNQHVLLLEEGGLLVGFVCAFGNHNFDRGTFIDALHVDNAYRGRGVGKRLLSELSERLEQYYSDSGLYLEVMSKNKQAIGFYESIGGKEELEQIWDAPCGSQVKEKVYSWPSPANLAQQLQMPA, from the coding sequence ATGGAAATTAGAGTAGCTGAATATAAAGATTACGAGCGTATCGCACAGTTACATGCAGAGAGTTGGAAAATTTACTACCGCGGAATTCTAGCTGACAAATATCTAGATCAGGACGTTCTAGAAGACAGATCAGTAATCTGGCAAACCCGTCTTATCAATCCTCCTTTTAATCAACACGTTTTACTCTTAGAAGAGGGTGGATTGTTAGTTGGCTTTGTGTGTGCGTTTGGTAATCACAATTTCGATCGCGGCACCTTTATTGATGCGTTGCACGTGGACAACGCCTATCGTGGTCGTGGTGTCGGTAAACGTTTGTTGTCAGAGCTGTCAGAACGACTTGAGCAGTACTACTCAGACAGTGGTCTGTACCTAGAAGTAATGTCGAAAAATAAGCAAGCAATCGGTTTTTATGAATCTATTGGTGGCAAAGAAGAGCTTGAGCAGATTTGGGATGCGCCTTGTGGCAGCCAAGTCAAAGAGAAAGTGTATTCTTGGCCATCTCCTGCGAACTTAGCTCAGCAATTACAAATGCCTGCGTAA
- a CDS encoding GGDEF domain-containing protein: protein MPYVNFIYLPITIFFAFIITDFIHFGDQCVMPIVLRIILSGMMAGAAYYCINNRPNVLQQLESITLITSALFLVVVGRIAIEFGNYDYQGGVILVMIYIGTFSRLSARYSLITLSCILASYLIGLSPLLYAAEPAHELEIISIYLATYVLVAAACLRRELEVHKRFSQSEQLRKQAIQLRKQSNLFEALSYQDALTGCYNRLYLHQVIEPNINRNQSMTTIMIDIDHFKSVNDTYGHQTGDMVIKELAKAIKAKLPVKSNLFRYGGEEFLIIAQGLNITQAQQLADNLLTSPSKISLEVTVSVGVKHIDRAVGSVEQLIEDADRALYQSKKNGRNCISWCNVAHPNIEAAVF, encoded by the coding sequence CTGCCGTATGTCAATTTCATCTACCTGCCGATCACCATATTTTTTGCTTTCATCATCACCGACTTCATTCATTTTGGCGATCAGTGCGTTATGCCCATTGTACTGCGGATCATACTTTCTGGAATGATGGCAGGAGCCGCTTATTACTGCATAAATAATCGACCAAATGTGCTTCAGCAGTTAGAGAGTATAACGCTGATAACAAGCGCACTATTTCTCGTTGTTGTCGGTAGAATAGCCATCGAGTTCGGCAATTATGACTATCAAGGCGGTGTTATTCTGGTCATGATTTATATTGGCACCTTCTCACGGCTGTCTGCGCGATACAGTTTAATCACCCTGAGCTGCATACTCGCTAGCTATCTTATCGGCTTATCCCCACTGCTATACGCCGCTGAACCCGCACACGAACTTGAAATCATATCGATTTACCTAGCAACCTATGTATTAGTCGCTGCAGCATGCTTGAGAAGAGAATTAGAAGTTCATAAACGTTTCTCCCAATCTGAACAACTGCGCAAGCAAGCTATACAACTACGAAAACAGTCGAACCTTTTTGAAGCGCTCTCCTACCAAGATGCGTTGACAGGTTGTTATAACCGACTCTATCTACACCAAGTTATCGAACCAAACATCAACCGAAATCAGTCGATGACGACGATTATGATTGATATCGACCATTTCAAATCGGTGAATGATACTTATGGTCACCAAACCGGAGATATGGTTATTAAGGAGCTTGCGAAAGCGATTAAGGCGAAGCTGCCCGTTAAGAGCAACCTTTTTAGATATGGTGGTGAAGAATTTCTGATTATTGCTCAAGGTCTAAATATAACCCAAGCACAACAACTGGCTGATAACCTACTCACCTCTCCTTCAAAGATATCACTTGAGGTGACGGTTTCTGTGGGAGTGAAACATATTGATCGTGCGGTTGGTTCAGTCGAACAATTGATTGAAGACGCCGATAGAGCTCTATATCAATCTAAAAAGAACGGTCGAAACTGCATCTCATGGTGTAACGTTGCCCATCCTAATATCGAAGCCGCTGTCTTTTAA
- the ylqF gene encoding ribosome biogenesis GTPase YlqF: MSIQWFPGHMHKARKEIEEVIPKVDVIIEVLDARIPFSSENPMIAEIKAGKPVVKVLNKRDLADPELTQMWIEHFEKEQGVKAIAITTSVKEEVNHIMELVRKLAPHREEIGKNIRTMIMGIPNVGKSTIINCLAGRTIAVTGNQPAVTRRQQRINLQNGVVLSDTPGILWPKVENPHSGFRLAATGAVKDTAMEYDEVAFYTVEYLAKQYPHLLKERYQIEDLPESDIELMEEIGRKRGALRAGGHIDLHKCSEILLHELRNGTLGQVTLELPEMITQELIEVEQEALRKAEEKAKKKEERRKRYLKNKR; encoded by the coding sequence ATGTCTATTCAATGGTTTCCGGGCCACATGCACAAAGCTCGCAAAGAAATCGAAGAAGTTATCCCTAAAGTTGACGTTATCATTGAAGTGCTAGATGCGCGCATACCATTTAGTTCAGAAAACCCGATGATTGCCGAGATCAAAGCAGGTAAACCAGTCGTTAAAGTTCTTAATAAACGTGACTTAGCCGATCCAGAATTAACCCAAATGTGGATTGAGCACTTTGAGAAAGAACAAGGAGTAAAAGCGATCGCAATTACCACCAGCGTTAAAGAAGAAGTGAATCACATCATGGAACTCGTACGTAAGCTGGCTCCTCACCGTGAAGAGATCGGCAAAAACATTCGTACCATGATTATGGGTATTCCAAACGTTGGTAAGTCAACCATCATCAACTGTCTAGCGGGTCGTACGATCGCTGTAACAGGTAACCAACCTGCGGTGACTCGTCGTCAGCAACGTATTAATCTGCAAAACGGCGTCGTACTTTCTGATACTCCGGGAATTTTGTGGCCTAAAGTAGAAAACCCACACAGTGGATTCCGCCTTGCCGCTACCGGTGCAGTAAAAGATACGGCAATGGAATACGACGAAGTTGCATTTTACACCGTTGAGTATTTGGCAAAGCAATACCCTCACCTTTTAAAAGAACGCTATCAAATCGAAGATCTGCCAGAATCTGACATTGAATTGATGGAAGAGATCGGCCGTAAGCGTGGTGCACTTCGTGCAGGTGGTCACATTGATTTGCATAAATGTTCAGAAATTCTTCTTCACGAGCTTCGTAACGGTACGCTTGGTCAAGTCACTCTAGAGCTTCCAGAAATGATCACTCAAGAGCTGATTGAAGTTGAGCAAGAAGCGCTGCGTAAGGCAGAAGAAAAAGCCAAGAAGAAAGAAGAACGTCGTAAGCGTTATCTGAAAAACAAGCGCTAA
- a CDS encoding c-type cytochrome has protein sequence MFTKSIVLVTALLSYSVQANDFGDPELGKMKSPSCIFCHSPTGPSTNNAYPSLSGQDPIYLFNAMKAYQNGERQSDYAEMMRAQLSKLNDQDLKDIAAFYSSQ, from the coding sequence GTGTTCACTAAATCCATTGTTCTTGTTACTGCCCTTCTCTCTTATTCCGTTCAGGCTAACGATTTTGGTGATCCTGAGCTAGGTAAAATGAAATCACCAAGCTGCATTTTTTGTCATAGTCCTACAGGACCATCTACCAACAACGCCTACCCTAGTCTTTCTGGCCAAGACCCAATCTATCTCTTTAACGCGATGAAAGCGTATCAAAATGGAGAGAGACAAAGCGACTACGCTGAAATGATGCGCGCCCAACTGAGCAAGCTCAACGACCAAGACTTAAAAGACATCGCAGCCTTCTATTCTTCTCAGTAA
- the ltaE gene encoding low-specificity L-threonine aldolase — protein MDFRSDTVTKPSQAMREIMANAEVGDDVYGDDPTVNDLEQWAAKEAGFEAAMFTSSGTQANLLGLMAHCGRGDEYLCGQQAHNYKYEAGGAAVLGSIQPQPIENNPDGTLDFGKLESAIKPDDSHFARTTLLSLENTINGKVLPLSYLAEARAFTIKHGLKLHLDGARVYNAAAALDVPVKEIAKHFDSMTICLSKGLGAPVGSLLLGSKEYIAKARRLRKMVGGGMRQAGILAAAGKMALTENVEQLKTDHKNAKDLAIGLSKLPGFSVNPDFVQTNIVFAKLDASVDINRIALKLADQGITMTPSNPVRFVTHRDIEAEDISRFLSELKKVL, from the coding sequence ATGGATTTCCGTTCTGATACCGTAACAAAACCAAGTCAAGCAATGCGCGAAATAATGGCAAATGCCGAGGTTGGCGATGATGTCTACGGTGATGATCCGACGGTAAACGATTTAGAGCAGTGGGCAGCCAAGGAAGCAGGTTTTGAAGCCGCTATGTTTACTTCATCAGGCACTCAAGCCAACCTACTTGGGTTGATGGCACACTGTGGTCGTGGTGATGAATACTTGTGCGGCCAGCAAGCTCATAACTATAAATACGAAGCTGGCGGTGCCGCAGTGCTCGGTTCAATTCAACCACAACCGATCGAGAACAACCCAGACGGGACTCTTGACTTTGGCAAACTCGAAAGCGCCATTAAACCAGACGATAGCCACTTTGCACGTACGACTCTTCTAAGCTTGGAAAACACCATCAATGGCAAAGTGTTACCTCTCTCTTATTTAGCAGAAGCACGTGCATTTACTATTAAGCATGGCTTAAAACTCCATTTAGATGGTGCTCGCGTTTATAACGCAGCAGCAGCTTTGGATGTCCCTGTTAAAGAGATCGCTAAACACTTTGACTCAATGACCATCTGTTTATCTAAAGGGTTAGGTGCTCCTGTAGGCTCACTGCTTCTGGGTAGCAAAGAATACATCGCTAAAGCACGTCGTCTAAGAAAGATGGTGGGTGGCGGTATGCGTCAAGCAGGTATCTTAGCGGCAGCTGGTAAAATGGCGCTAACAGAAAACGTTGAACAGCTCAAAACTGACCACAAAAATGCGAAAGATCTGGCGATTGGTCTTAGTAAACTGCCGGGCTTCTCGGTAAACCCTGACTTTGTTCAAACCAATATTGTTTTTGCTAAATTGGACGCGTCGGTTGATATTAATCGCATCGCGTTAAAGTTAGCTGATCAAGGGATTACTATGACACCGAGTAACCCAGTACGCTTTGTCACTCATCGTGATATCGAGGCAGAAGACATTTCACGTTTCTTAAGTGAACTAAAGAAAGTACTTTAA
- a CDS encoding NUDIX hydrolase codes for MKTIIHKWKSISLVEEDVKLPTGTSITHTTIQHPGAAVILPITSNGKVILINQFRPSLKKWLLELPAGTMEQGETPLDCAKRELEEETGYSAGQFQSLGQVTPLAGFCDEIQHLFVASELNLTTRFSCDDDEIIEVLELTIEELQQKIRNDQITDTKTIACLSKAQLCGYL; via the coding sequence ATGAAAACAATAATCCACAAATGGAAAAGCATCTCACTAGTAGAAGAGGATGTTAAATTACCCACCGGGACTTCAATAACTCACACCACGATTCAACACCCTGGCGCAGCAGTCATACTTCCCATCACGTCTAACGGAAAGGTCATTCTTATCAATCAATTTAGACCATCCCTTAAAAAGTGGCTGTTGGAGCTACCAGCTGGCACCATGGAACAAGGTGAAACACCTTTAGATTGTGCAAAGCGCGAACTCGAAGAAGAGACTGGTTACAGCGCTGGTCAATTTCAAAGCTTGGGTCAAGTAACGCCACTAGCAGGCTTCTGCGACGAGATTCAACACCTCTTTGTTGCTTCAGAATTAAACCTAACGACTCGCTTTAGCTGTGATGACGACGAGATTATCGAAGTGTTAGAGCTCACTATTGAAGAGCTGCAACAAAAAATTCGTAACGACCAAATTACCGATACCAAAACTATCGCATGTTTAAGTAAAGCCCAGCTTTGTGGCTACCTATAG